CATTGAAATCTCCTTTGCGGTCGTTGGTGTTCCGGGGGGGATGGTTTTGCCTGTTCGGGGGAAATTCCGCTCGGATCCCGTTCGCGCCGGCGCACTCGCGTCAGCGCCCTCTGACGATGCCCATGTTCGCGGCCACGCCGAAGATGCGGGCCACGGCCTCCTCCACGGTGGAGGAGCCGGTGAGGACGGGCAGGCCGCGCTCGAGCAGCGCCTGGCGCGGGCTCTCGCCCGCGCTGGCCGCGACCAGGGCGCGGCAGTCGGCGAGCACGTCGGCCAGCTTCTCCCAGCGCCCGTCGCCGCCGCCCCTGGGCGGGCAGGCGCGCGAACCGGCCAGGGCCACCTCGCCCTGGCGCACCTCGTAGACGAGCAGCTTCTCGGCCTTGCCCAGGTGCACGTCCACGTTCACGCCGTCCGACGTGGCCACGGCCACGTAGGGCTTTTTCGCGTCGTAGAGCGAGGAGTCGTCGATGTCCGCGTCGCCCTGGGCCATGCAGGGCCTGCCGTCGTAGGCGGGCAGGGTCTTGGCGGCCAGGGCCACGGCCGCGGCCATCTCGGCGTCGGTGGGCTCGCGCGGGGTCTCGGTGTGCGGCACGGCCGCGGTGCGCGCGGGCAGCACGGAGAGCCTGGACGCGCCGTGCGACGCGGCGAAGGCGGCCACCACGGGCAGGTGGGCGTCGTTCACGCCGGGCACGAGCAGAAATTCGACCTCGGTCTCCACCCCGGCGCCGTCCAGGAGGTCCAGCGCCTCCTCCTGGCCCGCGAGGAGCACGTCCGCGGCCTCGTCGGCGCGCAGCGTGCGCACGCCGGGCCTGACCCAGGCATACAGCGACTTGGCCAGGTCGTGGTCCACCGCGTTCACCTGCACGACCACGGGAGAGACGCGCAGCGCCTTCAGGTCGTCCAGGACCGGGGCCAGGTTGAGGCCGGAGGTGACGAGGCGGACGGCGGCCGCGGGGGCGAGGCCGCGCACGGCCTCGAGGAGGTCCAGGGTGCGTTCGGGCTCGGCCAGGGGGTCGCCCGGCCCGGCCACGACGATCTCCGGGAGATCGGGGAAGGCGGGATGATCGAGGCTGTCCGCCGCCGGGGCCGACTCCGCCAGGATCTTCTCCAGGCCCGCCAGGCACTGCGCCGGGGACAGGGCCTCCTGGTCCGCCCCGCCGCCGCCGGACCCGGCCGGGCTGTAGTGGCACATGGCCGTGTGCCTGGGCGCGGCGGCCATGCGCAGTATCCGTGGCCGCGGGGAAGAAGGCGAAAGGCAGGCGGAAGGGGCCATGGCAGCTCCGTTCGGAAATATCCGCGTCCGTCCGGGGGGCGGCGGGCCCCCCGGCGGACGACGGTGGTGTCGGTTCGCGTCAGTAGACGAGTTCGAGCTTCTCTTCCGGGGTCTCGGCGTCTGCCTTGGAAAGCAGGACGTCGAGGATCTTTTCCATCAGGCGCAGGGCGCCCTTGTAACCCACGGTCGGGAAGTACTGATGGCCCTGGCGGTCCAGGATCGGGAAGCCGTGCCGCACGAAGGGGATGTTCTCGTCGCGGGCGATGAACTTGCCGTAGGTGTTGCCGATGAGCAGGTCCACGGGCTCGTTCTTGATCCACTGGTGCATCAGGAACATGTCGCCCGGGCACTTGACCTTGTACGGCACCGGCATGTTGGTCTCTTCCATGATCTCGGCGATGCGCTTCTCGAACTTCTTGCCCGGGGTGCCGGTGACGATGGCCACGGGCAGCATGTCCAGGTCGCGCAGAAACTCGACCAGGGAGATGAGCTGGTCGGGATCGCCCCACAGCGCCACCTTCTTGTGATAGAAGTACTGGTGCATGTCGGAGAGGAAGTCCACGACCAGGCCGCGCTCCCTGTCGATCTCGGCGGGCACGTTCTTGCCCGCGACCTTGCGCAGGGTGTCGATGAAGCGGTCCGTGGCGCGCAGCCCGATGGGCAGGTCGAGGACCGCGCAGGGCACCTTGAACTCGGTGTCCATGAAGCGCGCGGCCTGGGCCGAGGCCCACTCGCCCAGGGCGATGGTGCCCTTGGAGCCGCCGATCTGCAGAAGCTCCTCGATGGGCGTCCCGGCGTCCGGGAACATGTGGTACTCGCCCATGAGCGGCGCGTTGACCACGCCCGAGGTGTCCGGGAAGAGGATGTGCTTGACGTCCATGGCGGTCGCCAGGCGCTTCAGCTCCTCCATGTCCGAGGGCTCCACGAAGCCGGGCAGGATGTTGACCTTGCCGGTCTTTTGCGTGCCCGCCTTGCCGAAGCCCTTGGCGATGCCGACGCACATGTTGGAGAAGCCCGTCACGTGCGAGCCCACGTAGGAAGGCGTGGAGGCGTGGATGACGTACTTGCCCTCCGGGATCTTGCCTTCCTGCTGCGCCTTGTCCGCGATCTGGCCGAGGTCGTCGCCGATGGTCTCGGAGAGGCAGGTGGTGTGCACGGCGATGACGTCGGGCTCGTAGATGGTGAAGATGTTCTGGATGGCCTGCAGCAGGTTGGCCTGTCCGCCGAACACCGAGGCGCCCTCGGTGAAGGAGGAGGTGCCGGCGCTGATGGGCTCCTTGTAGTGCCTGGTCAGCGTGCTGCGGTGGTAGGCGCAGCAGCCCTGGGAGCCGTGGCTGTGGGGCAGGCAGCCCCGCACGCCCAGGCCCGCGTACATGGCGCCGATGGGCTGGCAGGTCTTGGCCGGATTGATGGTGAGCGCGGAGCGCTCACTGATCTCTTTGGGAGTGTGCCGAAGCAGGGTCATGGTCGCTCTCCCTTCTATTCCCAGTTGTAGGTGGCCTGAAGTTCAGGATTCTTGTTCCAAGGGGCCTTCATGAAGGACCAGACCTTAGAGTTCACGAGGCGGTCGATCTCCTTGTAGAAGTTGACCGCGCCCTTGAAGCCCGCGTACGGGCCGCCGGAGTCGTACGAGTGCAGCTGCTTCATGGGGATGCCGCACTTCTGGACGCTGAACTTCTCCTTGATGCCCGCGCAGAAGATGTCGGGCTTGTAGAGCTCGATCAGCTTGTCGGACTCGAACTGGTTCAGGTCGTCGATGGCCAGGGTGCCCTCGGGCATCTCGGGCATCATGCCGTGGTAGTCGGAGAACTCGCAGCCCTCGGCCTCGAGCTCCTTCTTGCGGGACTCGAGCGGCTCCTTGTAGCGCGCCTCGTCCTTCTCCACGCTCAGCTCCTCGATGTTGCGCGAGTCGGCGTCCACCTGGATGGTGGAGATGACCCGGCGGCCTTCGTAGTCGTCGCGGTGGGCGAACTCGTAGCCGGCGGCCAGGGTCTTCATGCCCATCTCGGCGAACAGGTCCTGGTAGTGGTGGGCGCGCGAGCCGCCCACGAAGAGCATCGCGGTCTTGCCGGTGGTGCGGGGCGTGATGTCGGCCAGGGCGGCCTCCACCGCGGGCATCTCCTCGGCGATGACCTTCTCGGTGCGCTCGATGAGCTCCTTGTCGCCGAAGTACTGCGCGATCTTGCGCAGGGACTTGGCCGTCTCCTTGGCGCCGATGAAGTTCACCTTGAACCAGGGGATGCCGAACTTCTTCTCCATCATCTCGGCCACGTAGTTGATCGAGCGGTGGCACATGATGACGTTCAGGTCCGCCGTGTGGGCGCGCTCGAAGTCGTAGATGGACGAGTTGCCGGAGAAGGTGGAGTTCAGCGTGATGCCGCAGCGCTCGAGCAGGTTCTCGATGACGAAGGCGTCGCCGCCGATGTTGTACTCGCCCAGCACGTTGATGCTGTACTTGCCGGGCTTGCGCTCGTCGGTCAGGCCGATGACGTGGGTGAAGATCTGGTTGTTGGCGATGTGGTGGCCCGCGGACTGCGAGACGCCCTTGTAGCCCTCGCAGGAGAAGCCGAAGACGTTGACGAAGCCGTCCGGATTCTCCTTGTTCAGGGTCTCCTTCATCTCGCGCGCCACGGCGTGCACGTCGTCGCCGATGAGCCCCACCGGACAGGTGGAGAAGATGGCGATGGCGCGGGGATGGAAGAGGTCGTAGGCCTCCCGGATGGCTTGGCGCAGCTTGTTCATGCCGCCGAAGACGATGTCGTTCTCGTTCATGTCCGTGGAGAAGCAGTACTTCATGTAGTCTTCGTGCTGCTCCGTGGGCGGCAGGGTCTGGTTGCGGCGCGTGAGCCAGGAGTAGAATCCGCAGCCGATGGGGCCGTGGGTGATGTTCACGATGTCGCGCGTGGGGCCGAGCACCACGCCCTTGCAGCCCGCGTACGAGCAGCCGCGCATGGTGATGATGCCGGGAATGGTGCGCACGTTGGAGAGGATCTCCGGGGTGGACTCCTCCGCGCCCGTGTTCACCTGGATCTGCTTGGCCCGCTTGCGCGCGACCTTCGGCGGGTACTTCTTGATGAGCTCCTGCCGCACCTCGTCGGGGGAGAGCTCCTTGCGCTTCTTGGTCTTGGTCGCCATGTGGTCCCTCGTATCCTGGAATTGTCGGTTACTGGATGGCCTTCTCGCCCTTCTCGCCGGTGCGCACGCGCACGGAATCGGCCATGGGAAGGACGAAGACCTTGCCGTCGCCGGGCTTGCCGGTCTGGTTGGCGGCAATGATCGCGCCGACCACGTCCTCGACGTCCTCGTCGGGGACGACCACGGTCACGATGCGCTTGGCGTAGAGGCGGCCCTTTTCGCCGAGCAGCTCGGCCGCTTCCTCGTAGCCGTCCCTGGCGCCCTTCAGCAGGGTGGAGTTGATGAGCCCCTTGCCCCTGCCCTGGGCCTCCTGGGCGAAGAAGGCGTCCACGCCCGCTTCGGTCAGGGCCTCCTTCGTCTTGTTCATCATGTTCATGCGGATGACCGCCACAACCTCTTTCATGGCTAGGCCTCCACCGTGCCGGAGGCGGTCTCCTTGATGCCGGAGGAGACGGTGTACATCTCCTCCACGGGAGTGACGAAGATCTTGCCGTCGCCGAAGGCGCCCTTCTCGCCGGAGCGGGCGGTCTGCATGACGGTCTTGATGACGAATTCCTTGTCCTTGTCGTCCACGACGATGGTCAGCATGACCTTGGGGATCTCGTCGTAGGTGACTTCGCCGATCTTGATGCCGCGCTGCTTGCCGCGGCCGGCCACGGCGTACTTGGTGACGGCCGGGAAACCCGCGTCCATGAGGGCGGCGAGCACGTTATCGACCTTCTCGGGGCGCACGATGGCACGAATCATGGTCAGCATCGGTTGGTTCTCCGTTGTGTTGTCGTTGTTCGCGGTTCTTGGTCGCGCCTAGTTGGCGATGCCGAAGTCGATGAGCAGCTTCTCGAGCTCCTCGATGGCCAGCGGCTTCGGCACGACGAACATGTCGTTCTGGTCGACCTTCCGGGCCAGGGTGCGGTACTCGTCCGCCTGCGCGTGCTCGGGCGAGTAGTCGATGACCGTCTTCCTGTTGATCTCGGCGCGCTGCACCTGGTTCTCGCGGGGCACGAAGTGGATCATCTGGGTGCCCAGGCGCTTGGCCAGCTGCTCGATCATCTCCTGCTCGTTGTCGACCTTGCGGGAGTTGCAGATCAGGCCGCCCAGGCGCACGCCGCCCGCGTCCGCGTACTTCACGATGCCCTTGCAGATGTTGTTGGCCGCGTACATGGCCATCATCTCGCCGGAGACGACGATGTAGATCTCCTGGGCCTTGCCCTCGCGGATGGGCATGGCGAAACCGCCGCACACGACGTCGCCGAGCACGTCGTAGAAAACGTAGTCGAGCGGCTTCTCCTGCTTGTAGGCGCCGAGCTGCTCGAGGAGGTTGATGGAGGTGATGATGCCGCGACCGGCGCAGCCGACGCCCGGCTCGGGACCGCCTGACTCCACGCAGGTCGTGCCGGCGTAGCCCTTCAGGCAGACGTCCTCGAGCTCCACGTCCTCACCCTCTTCACGCAGGGTATCCAGGACCGTGGCCTGGTTCAGGCCGCCCAGAAGAAGACGGGTGGAGTCGGCCTTGGGATCACAGCCCACGACCATCACGTTCTTGCCCATCTCGGCCAGACCGGCCACGGTGTTCTGCGTGGTCGTGGACTTGCCGATGCCGCCCTTTCCGTAAATTGCCACCTTGCGCATGATGCCCTCCTTGCGGATATCTTTGGTCAGGTAAAATGGTTGCGAGGTTGCGTTGCGTGAAACCACTAGGGCAATCGCCGTGCCAAGGTGGCACCGCAGGAGCAAAATGCTATTTTATATGGATATTTTTTGAGAGTCGCGTTTACGGCGCAGCGCGTGATGCGACAATTATGAAGACATTTTGCGTACATTTTTGAAGATGTAAGATTCCGGAAGGGGCCGGAAAGGCCGTAGACAGGCACGGGAATGGATATTGCTTGGATACGGGCGCGGCCTTTGCCGCGACGGAGGCAGAATGTCCATGAACCAGTCGTTTCGGGAAGCGGGTCCCGCAGGCCGCGTCCCCCTCGGAACATCCCCTGCGGCCCGGGCCTGCGCCCCCTGCCTCATAGACTCGACCCTGCGCGAGGGGGACCAGCGCTTCGGCGCCTATTTCACCTCGGAAGCCAGGCAAACGGTCCTGGAAGGGCTCGTGGCTCTCGGCGTGGAAGAGATAGAAGCGGGCTGCGCGGGGCGCTGCACGGACACGCCCGCCCTGGTGGCCCGGGCGCGGGAGCTGCTCGCCCCCCATGAAGGAACGCGGGCCGTGTCCGTGTGGTGCGCGGCACGCGAGAAGGACCTGGAGACGGCGCTGGCCATGCGGCCGGACCGCGTGGCCCTGGGGCTGCCCGTGTCGGACGCGCACATCGAGAAGCGCCTGCGCACCACGCGGAAAGACATCCTGGCCCGCCTCGCGGCGCTGCTTCGGCGCGCCCGCGAGCTCGGCGCGCCCTACGTCTCCGTGGGGCTCGAGGACGCCTCGCGCGCGGACCGCTCCTTCGCCCTCGAGGCGGCCCGCCTCGCCGAGCGCGAGGGGGCCTCACGCGTGCGCCTCTCGGACACCGTGGGCGTGCTCACCCCGGGCGAGACCGCGGCCATGGCGGCCGAATTCGCCGCCGAGCTCTCCGTCCCCGTGGCCGTGCACTGCCACGACGACTTCGGCATGGCCACGGCCAACGCCGCCGAGGCCCTCGCGGCCGGCGCCTCGTTCGCGGACTGCACCCTGCTCGGCATCGGCGAGCGCTCCGGCGTCGCGGCCACGGAACGCCTGACCGCCTACCTGGCCATGCGCCGGGGCAGGACATACGACCTCGGCTGCCTGCGCTCCCTGTGCGCCCTGGTGGCGGAAGTCCTCGGCGAATGCGTGCCCGCCCACGCCCCGGTGGTCGGCGAGCGCATCTTCTGGGTCGAGTCCGGCCTGCACGCCGACGCCCAGTACAAGGCCTCGGACCTCTACGAACCCTACGACCCGGAACGCACCGGCCTCACCCGGCGCATCGCGCTGGGCAAGAAGAGCGGCGCGGCCGCGGTGCGCGCCAAGCTCTGCGAGCTCGGCCTCGACCCCGCGGCGCTCGGGCCGGAGGGCCTGGAGGCCCTGACCGAGACCGTGCGGCGCCGGGCCGCCGAGCTCGGCACCACCCTCGACGACGCGGAAGTGCGCCGGATCGCGACGGCGAAACCGTAAGTTTTCGGGAAAAACATTGCCAGCGCGTGCGTCGACAGCTAGAAACGCATACATGGTGAACCCCTTCCGACCTTTCTCTCCCCGGCATCCTCCCTGCGCCCTCTCTTCGGATGATCGCTCTCTGCGCCGCGTTTCGGGCCGCGCGCCGCAGACATCAGGGATCACCTGCGACGATCCCCACCTCCACAAAGGACCCGCGCCATGCGAAAGCCCGCCCTGTCTTCATGCTGCCTCTGCCTCATCCTCCTGCTGCTTCCCACCGCCGCGCGCGCCGCGACCCTGCAGGCGCAATGGGAGAACGACCTCTTCGCGGACAGCGACAAGCACTACACCAACGGCGCCAAGATC
The nucleotide sequence above comes from Desulfovibrio sp. X2. Encoded proteins:
- a CDS encoding P-II family nitrogen regulator: MLTMIRAIVRPEKVDNVLAALMDAGFPAVTKYAVAGRGKQRGIKIGEVTYDEIPKVMLTIVVDDKDKEFVIKTVMQTARSGEKGAFGDGKIFVTPVEEMYTVSSGIKETASGTVEA
- the nifH gene encoding nitrogenase iron protein, yielding MLLRCHLGTAIALVVSRNATSQPFYLTKDIRKEGIMRKVAIYGKGGIGKSTTTQNTVAGLAEMGKNVMVVGCDPKADSTRLLLGGLNQATVLDTLREEGEDVELEDVCLKGYAGTTCVESGGPEPGVGCAGRGIITSINLLEQLGAYKQEKPLDYVFYDVLGDVVCGGFAMPIREGKAQEIYIVVSGEMMAMYAANNICKGIVKYADAGGVRLGGLICNSRKVDNEQEMIEQLAKRLGTQMIHFVPRENQVQRAEINRKTVIDYSPEHAQADEYRTLARKVDQNDMFVVPKPLAIEELEKLLIDFGIAN
- the nifD gene encoding nitrogenase molybdenum-iron protein alpha chain, producing the protein MATKTKKRKELSPDEVRQELIKKYPPKVARKRAKQIQVNTGAEESTPEILSNVRTIPGIITMRGCSYAGCKGVVLGPTRDIVNITHGPIGCGFYSWLTRRNQTLPPTEQHEDYMKYCFSTDMNENDIVFGGMNKLRQAIREAYDLFHPRAIAIFSTCPVGLIGDDVHAVAREMKETLNKENPDGFVNVFGFSCEGYKGVSQSAGHHIANNQIFTHVIGLTDERKPGKYSINVLGEYNIGGDAFVIENLLERCGITLNSTFSGNSSIYDFERAHTADLNVIMCHRSINYVAEMMEKKFGIPWFKVNFIGAKETAKSLRKIAQYFGDKELIERTEKVIAEEMPAVEAALADITPRTTGKTAMLFVGGSRAHHYQDLFAEMGMKTLAAGYEFAHRDDYEGRRVISTIQVDADSRNIEELSVEKDEARYKEPLESRKKELEAEGCEFSDYHGMMPEMPEGTLAIDDLNQFESDKLIELYKPDIFCAGIKEKFSVQKCGIPMKQLHSYDSGGPYAGFKGAVNFYKEIDRLVNSKVWSFMKAPWNKNPELQATYNWE
- the nifK gene encoding nitrogenase molybdenum-iron protein subunit beta, giving the protein MTLLRHTPKEISERSALTINPAKTCQPIGAMYAGLGVRGCLPHSHGSQGCCAYHRSTLTRHYKEPISAGTSSFTEGASVFGGQANLLQAIQNIFTIYEPDVIAVHTTCLSETIGDDLGQIADKAQQEGKIPEGKYVIHASTPSYVGSHVTGFSNMCVGIAKGFGKAGTQKTGKVNILPGFVEPSDMEELKRLATAMDVKHILFPDTSGVVNAPLMGEYHMFPDAGTPIEELLQIGGSKGTIALGEWASAQAARFMDTEFKVPCAVLDLPIGLRATDRFIDTLRKVAGKNVPAEIDRERGLVVDFLSDMHQYFYHKKVALWGDPDQLISLVEFLRDLDMLPVAIVTGTPGKKFEKRIAEIMEETNMPVPYKVKCPGDMFLMHQWIKNEPVDLLIGNTYGKFIARDENIPFVRHGFPILDRQGHQYFPTVGYKGALRLMEKILDVLLSKADAETPEEKLELVY
- a CDS encoding LeuA family protein, with amino-acid sequence MSMNQSFREAGPAGRVPLGTSPAARACAPCLIDSTLREGDQRFGAYFTSEARQTVLEGLVALGVEEIEAGCAGRCTDTPALVARARELLAPHEGTRAVSVWCAAREKDLETALAMRPDRVALGLPVSDAHIEKRLRTTRKDILARLAALLRRARELGAPYVSVGLEDASRADRSFALEAARLAEREGASRVRLSDTVGVLTPGETAAMAAEFAAELSVPVAVHCHDDFGMATANAAEALAAGASFADCTLLGIGERSGVAATERLTAYLAMRRGRTYDLGCLRSLCALVAEVLGECVPAHAPVVGERIFWVESGLHADAQYKASDLYEPYDPERTGLTRRIALGKKSGAAAVRAKLCELGLDPAALGPEGLEALTETVRRRAAELGTTLDDAEVRRIATAKP
- a CDS encoding NifB/NifX family molybdenum-iron cluster-binding protein; its protein translation is MAAAPRHTAMCHYSPAGSGGGGADQEALSPAQCLAGLEKILAESAPAADSLDHPAFPDLPEIVVAGPGDPLAEPERTLDLLEAVRGLAPAAAVRLVTSGLNLAPVLDDLKALRVSPVVVQVNAVDHDLAKSLYAWVRPGVRTLRADEAADVLLAGQEEALDLLDGAGVETEVEFLLVPGVNDAHLPVVAAFAASHGASRLSVLPARTAAVPHTETPREPTDAEMAAAVALAAKTLPAYDGRPCMAQGDADIDDSSLYDAKKPYVAVATSDGVNVDVHLGKAEKLLVYEVRQGEVALAGSRACPPRGGGDGRWEKLADVLADCRALVAASAGESPRQALLERGLPVLTGSSTVEEAVARIFGVAANMGIVRGR
- a CDS encoding P-II family nitrogen regulator translates to MKEVVAVIRMNMMNKTKEALTEAGVDAFFAQEAQGRGKGLINSTLLKGARDGYEEAAELLGEKGRLYAKRIVTVVVPDEDVEDVVGAIIAANQTGKPGDGKVFVLPMADSVRVRTGEKGEKAIQ